A genomic stretch from Pseudomonas mendocina includes:
- a CDS encoding acyl-CoA thioesterase: MTPREQEIQRRSALSETRVTKAVFPPTTNHHNTLFGGTALAWMDEVSFITATRFCRLPLVTVSSDRIDFKHAIPAGSIVELIGRVVSVGNTSLKVEVEVYVESMSCDERERAIHGIFSFVAIDENKRPVPVLPE, from the coding sequence ATGACTCCAAGAGAGCAGGAAATCCAGCGTCGTAGTGCGCTTAGTGAAACACGTGTGACCAAGGCTGTGTTTCCACCTACAACCAACCACCACAACACTCTATTTGGTGGTACCGCACTTGCGTGGATGGATGAGGTTTCATTCATTACGGCAACGCGCTTCTGCCGCCTGCCTCTGGTGACGGTTTCCTCTGATCGCATCGACTTTAAGCACGCGATCCCCGCAGGCTCGATTGTTGAGTTGATCGGCAGAGTGGTATCAGTAGGTAACACCAGTCTCAAGGTAGAGGTTGAGGTGTACGTGGAAAGCATGAGTTGTGATGAGCGCGAACGAGCAATTCACGGAATCTTCAGTTTTGTCGCTATTGACGAAAACAAGCGTCCGGTACCTGTGCTGCCCGAGTGA
- the xerD gene encoding site-specific tyrosine recombinase XerD, with protein sequence MPAIDHPLIERFLEALWLEKGLSAHTRAAYRSDLVLFNGWLEGRGVELKTAGRDVILDHLAWRMNEGYKARSTARLLSGLRGFYRYLLREQIISTDPTLQVELPQLGRPLPKSLSEADVEALLAAPDLDDPIGMRDRAMLEVLYACGLRVSELIALTFEQVNLRQGVLRVFGKGSKERLVPLGEEAINWIERYCREARPFLLDGKPSDVLFPSLRGEQMTRQTFWHRIKHQASVAGISKSLSPHTLRHAFATHLLNHGADLRVVQMLLGHSDLSTTQIYTHIARARLQELHAQHHPRG encoded by the coding sequence ATGCCAGCAATTGATCACCCCCTTATAGAGCGCTTTCTTGAGGCCTTATGGCTTGAGAAAGGGCTATCAGCCCATACGCGTGCTGCTTATCGGAGTGATCTGGTTCTGTTTAACGGATGGCTGGAAGGGCGTGGGGTTGAGCTTAAGACTGCGGGGCGTGACGTGATCCTTGATCATCTCGCTTGGCGCATGAATGAAGGCTATAAGGCGAGGTCCACCGCGCGTTTATTATCGGGACTGCGTGGTTTTTACCGTTACCTACTGCGTGAGCAAATCATTTCTACTGATCCTACGCTGCAGGTGGAGTTGCCACAGTTAGGCCGACCACTGCCCAAGTCGCTGTCTGAAGCTGATGTTGAAGCGTTGCTGGCGGCACCTGATCTGGACGATCCGATTGGTATGCGCGACAGGGCCATGCTTGAGGTGCTTTATGCCTGTGGCTTGCGTGTCAGTGAGTTAATTGCTCTGACGTTTGAACAGGTGAATCTACGGCAAGGTGTACTGCGGGTGTTTGGCAAAGGTAGTAAGGAGCGCCTGGTGCCGCTGGGGGAGGAGGCGATTAACTGGATTGAGCGCTACTGCCGCGAGGCTCGGCCGTTCCTGTTGGATGGCAAACCCAGTGATGTGCTTTTCCCAAGTCTTCGCGGGGAGCAGATGACCCGGCAGACGTTCTGGCACCGAATTAAACACCAAGCCAGCGTTGCTGGGATTAGCAAGAGTCTGTCTCCGCACACGCTTCGTCATGCTTTTGCGACACACTTGCTCAATCATGGGGCAGACCTGCGTGTGGTGCAGATGCTGTTAGGACACAGCGATTTGTCCACCACACAGATCTATACCCACATTGCCCGTGCCCGTTTACAGGAACTACACGCGCAGCATCACCCGAGAGGATGA
- a CDS encoding thioredoxin fold domain-containing protein translates to MFSNRIILAIALGLASSVSVAATPDEAIRQTLKALDPNLPVEAIAESPMKGVYQVELAGGRQLYTSADGQFLLQGYMYQFKDGKAVNLTEAAESRGIAKQIDAIPAAEMVVFPAKEAKTHITVFTDTDCGYCQKLHSEVPELNRLGVEVRYVAFPRQGMGSEAAKELVSVWCSKDRQAAMNLAKTRQPVPAATCDNPVAKQYELGQMVGVTGTPAIVLANGRLIPGYQPAPQLAKVAIEATN, encoded by the coding sequence ATGTTCTCAAACCGCATTATTCTGGCAATAGCTCTGGGGCTTGCCAGTAGTGTTTCTGTCGCGGCAACACCTGATGAAGCAATTCGTCAGACGCTCAAAGCGCTCGACCCGAATCTGCCAGTAGAGGCCATTGCCGAGAGCCCGATGAAAGGTGTTTACCAAGTCGAGTTGGCGGGTGGGCGGCAGCTCTACACCAGCGCGGATGGCCAGTTCCTGCTGCAAGGCTATATGTACCAATTTAAGGACGGCAAAGCAGTCAATCTGACTGAGGCCGCGGAAAGCCGTGGCATTGCCAAGCAAATTGATGCAATTCCAGCGGCAGAAATGGTGGTTTTCCCGGCCAAAGAGGCCAAGACTCACATCACGGTATTTACCGATACGGATTGCGGCTATTGCCAGAAGCTGCACTCGGAAGTGCCTGAGCTGAATCGCCTGGGTGTAGAGGTGCGTTATGTAGCCTTCCCGCGTCAGGGCATGGGCAGCGAAGCCGCTAAGGAACTGGTAAGTGTCTGGTGCTCCAAGGACCGCCAGGCAGCAATGAACCTGGCTAAGACTCGCCAGCCTGTGCCAGCAGCCACCTGTGATAACCCGGTTGCCAAGCAGTACGAATTGGGGCAAATGGTTGGCGTTACCGGTACTCCGGCGATTGTGCTGGCAAACGGCCGACTGATTCCGGGCTATCAGCCTGCGCCTCAATTGGCCAAGGTGGCGATTGAAGCCACTAACTAG
- a CDS encoding homoserine dehydrogenase, with translation MKPVKVGICGLGTVGGGTFNVLKRNAEEIARRAGRGIEVVHIAMRSQNPQCDITGTATTQDVFEVVNNPDVEIVVELIGGYTIAKDLVIKAIENGKHVVTANKALIAVHGNEIFALAREKGVIVAFEAAVAGGIPVIKAIREGLAANRINWLAGIINGTGNFILSEMREKGRTFDDVLAEAQALGYAEADPTFDVEGIDAAHKLTILASIAFGIPLQFEKAYTEGITKLTTADVNYAEALGYRIKHLGVARRTEAGIELRVHPTLIPADRLIANVNGVMNAVMVNGDAAGSTLFYGAGAGMEPTASAVVADLVDVVRVMTSDPTNRVPHLAFQPDALSDHPILPIEACESAYYLRIHAKDRPGVLAQVASIMSARGINIESIMQKEVEEQDGLVPMILVTHRVVEAQINEAIGALEALDDVVGSVVRIRVEQLG, from the coding sequence GTGAAACCGGTCAAAGTAGGCATCTGTGGGTTAGGCACCGTCGGTGGCGGTACCTTTAATGTGCTCAAACGCAACGCCGAGGAAATTGCTCGCCGTGCAGGGCGCGGTATTGAAGTGGTGCATATTGCTATGCGCTCTCAAAACCCTCAGTGCGATATTACCGGCACGGCAACAACCCAAGACGTGTTCGAGGTGGTTAACAACCCCGACGTCGAGATTGTTGTCGAATTGATTGGTGGTTACACCATCGCCAAAGATCTGGTTATCAAAGCCATCGAAAATGGCAAGCATGTCGTGACTGCCAACAAGGCCCTGATTGCTGTGCATGGCAATGAGATCTTCGCTTTAGCTCGCGAAAAGGGTGTGATCGTAGCCTTTGAGGCCGCTGTTGCCGGTGGCATACCCGTGATCAAGGCGATCCGTGAAGGTCTGGCTGCCAACCGCATCAATTGGCTGGCTGGCATTATCAACGGTACGGGCAACTTTATCCTCAGTGAAATGCGTGAGAAGGGCCGCACCTTTGACGACGTGCTGGCTGAAGCTCAGGCGCTGGGTTATGCCGAAGCAGATCCGACGTTTGACGTTGAAGGCATCGATGCCGCACACAAGCTGACCATCCTGGCTTCTATTGCGTTTGGTATTCCGCTGCAGTTTGAAAAGGCTTACACCGAAGGCATCACTAAGCTGACCACTGCTGATGTTAATTATGCAGAAGCGCTGGGCTATCGCATCAAGCACCTTGGCGTGGCGCGCCGCACCGAGGCAGGTATCGAGCTGCGTGTTCACCCGACGCTGATCCCGGCTGACCGTCTGATCGCCAATGTAAACGGTGTGATGAATGCCGTGATGGTTAATGGTGATGCAGCAGGCAGCACACTGTTCTACGGCGCTGGTGCCGGTATGGAGCCCACTGCATCGGCGGTTGTGGCTGATCTGGTGGATGTGGTGCGGGTGATGACTTCCGACCCGACCAATCGCGTCCCGCACCTGGCCTTCCAGCCCGATGCACTGTCTGATCATCCGATCCTGCCAATCGAAGCCTGCGAAAGCGCGTACTATCTGCGTATTCATGCCAAGGACCGTCCGGGCGTACTGGCTCAGGTGGCAAGCATCATGTCGGCTCGTGGCATCAACATCGAGTCGATCATGCAGAAAGAAGTTGAGGAACAAGACGGCCTGGTGCCGATGATTCTGGTTACTCACCGCGTAGTGGAAGCGCAGATCAATGAAGCCATCGGTGCCCTTGAGGCGCTGGATGACGTTGTGGGCAGTGTTGTGCGCATCCGCGTAGAGCAGCTCGGTTAA
- the thrC gene encoding threonine synthase, producing MRYISTRGQAPALNFEDVLLAGLASDGGLYVPENLPRFTQEEIASWAGLPYHELAFRVMRPFVEGSIPDADFKKILEETYAVFAHNAVAPLRQLNGNEWVLELFHGPTLAFKDFALQLLGRLLDYVLAKRNERVVIMGATSGDTGSAAIEGCKACENVDIFIMHPHNRVSEVQRRQMTTILGDNIHNIAIEGNFDDCQEMVKASFADQGFLKGTRLVAVNSINWARIMAQIVYYFHAALQLGGPARSIAFSVPTGNFGDIFAGYLARNMGLPISQLIVATNRNDILHRFMSGNQYVKETLHPTLSPSMDIMVSSNFERLLFDLHGRNGAAIADLMNTFKQGGGFSVEQDRWTEARKLFDSLAVNDEQTCETIAQVYKECGELLDPHTAIGVRAARECRRSMATPMVTLGTAHPVKFPEAVEKAGVGQAPALPAHLTDLFQREERCTVLANDLKAVQSFVAQHGNRGKPL from the coding sequence ATGCGTTATATCAGTACCCGTGGTCAGGCCCCGGCCCTGAACTTTGAAGACGTGCTGCTGGCTGGTCTGGCCAGCGATGGCGGCCTGTATGTGCCGGAAAATCTGCCGCGCTTTACTCAGGAAGAGATCGCTTCCTGGGCTGGCCTGCCGTACCACGAGCTGGCTTTCCGTGTGATGCGTCCGTTTGTTGAGGGCAGCATCCCGGACGCTGACTTCAAGAAAATCCTCGAAGAAACCTACGCAGTATTTGCTCACAACGCTGTGGCGCCGCTGCGTCAGTTGAATGGCAATGAGTGGGTACTGGAGTTGTTCCACGGCCCGACTCTGGCGTTCAAAGACTTTGCCCTGCAACTGCTCGGCCGTCTGCTGGATTACGTGCTGGCCAAGCGCAACGAGCGCGTGGTGATCATGGGGGCTACTTCCGGTGATACCGGCTCGGCGGCGATTGAAGGCTGCAAGGCGTGCGAGAACGTCGACATTTTCATCATGCACCCGCACAACCGTGTGTCTGAGGTGCAGCGCCGCCAGATGACCACGATTCTGGGTGACAACATCCACAACATCGCCATTGAAGGCAACTTCGATGATTGCCAGGAAATGGTCAAGGCCAGCTTTGCTGACCAAGGCTTCCTGAAGGGCACGCGTCTGGTGGCAGTGAACTCGATCAACTGGGCGCGGATCATGGCCCAGATCGTTTACTACTTCCACGCTGCGCTGCAACTGGGTGGCCCAGCGCGTTCCATCGCGTTCTCGGTGCCTACCGGTAACTTCGGTGACATCTTCGCCGGTTACCTGGCGCGCAACATGGGCTTGCCGATCAGCCAGCTGATCGTTGCCACCAACCGCAACGACATCCTGCACCGCTTCATGAGCGGTAATCAGTATGTGAAGGAAACCCTGCACCCGACGCTGTCGCCGTCGATGGACATCATGGTTTCGTCCAACTTCGAGCGTCTGCTGTTCGACCTGCACGGTCGCAACGGTGCTGCTATCGCTGATCTGATGAACACCTTCAAGCAAGGCGGCGGCTTCAGCGTTGAACAAGACCGTTGGACAGAAGCGCGCAAGCTGTTCGATTCCCTTGCCGTCAACGATGAGCAGACTTGTGAGACCATTGCTCAGGTCTACAAAGAGTGTGGTGAGCTGCTTGATCCGCATACCGCCATTGGCGTACGCGCTGCCCGTGAATGCCGCCGTAGCATGGCTACACCGATGGTGACGCTGGGTACTGCGCATCCGGTTAAGTTCCCGGAAGCGGTGGAGAAGGCCGGTGTTGGCCAAGCGCCTGCACTGCCTGCGCACCTGACTGACCTGTTCCAGCGTGAAGAGCGTTGCACGGTATTGGCGAACGACCTGAAAGCAGTTCAGAGTTTTGTTGCTCAGCACGGCAATCGTGGTAAGCCGCTCTAA
- a CDS encoding 2'-5' RNA ligase family protein, which produces MPHNWQHTLACELRDYPEWHKGRRRYAAWVIRIDAQDVLARMQQARAILGDWLHPNGQRQAHITLFVCGFMADKQLHDDDFTHHQLNAQRSVLNQLQHTAFDLEIGGADSFSSAAYLRITDPGRHLQAIRDSLDNLSDEIRQTDYIPHLTLGLYRKSLPRQHVIERLQQIPETPLRVTVRDIHFATYEAQEQHGPLHYEHAVALQTSC; this is translated from the coding sequence ATGCCGCACAACTGGCAGCACACCCTTGCCTGCGAACTGCGGGATTACCCTGAGTGGCATAAGGGGCGCAGGCGCTATGCTGCCTGGGTCATCCGAATTGACGCGCAAGACGTGCTTGCCCGCATGCAACAGGCGCGGGCAATTCTTGGCGACTGGCTGCATCCAAACGGCCAGCGCCAGGCCCACATCACGCTGTTCGTCTGCGGTTTTATGGCCGACAAACAGCTGCATGATGACGACTTCACACACCATCAGCTAAACGCACAACGCAGTGTGCTGAACCAGCTTCAGCACACTGCATTCGACCTGGAAATCGGCGGTGCTGATAGCTTCAGCAGTGCCGCCTATTTGCGCATCACGGATCCCGGCCGACACCTGCAAGCCATAAGAGACTCGCTGGATAATCTGAGTGATGAAATCCGCCAGACGGATTACATTCCCCACCTGACCCTAGGCCTGTACCGCAAAAGCCTGCCACGGCAACACGTTATCGAGCGCTTACAGCAGATACCTGAAACGCCGCTGCGCGTGACAGTGCGGGACATACACTTCGCCACCTACGAAGCCCAAGAACAACACGGCCCTCTGCACTACGAACATGCAGTGGCGTTGCAGACTTCCTGCTAA
- a CDS encoding CaiB/BaiF CoA-transferase family protein, with product MATLNKPLAGLKVIELGTLIAGPFASRICAEFGAEVIKVESPDGGDPLRKWRKIYEGTSLWWFVQARNKQSLTLNLKHESGREILKKLLAEADILIENFRPGVLEKLGLGWDVLHELNPNLIMVRLSGFGQTGPMKDQPGFGAVGESMGGLRYITGFEDRPPVRTGISIGDSIASLWGVIGALMALRQREVNGGKGQVVDVALYEAIFAMMESMVPEFDVMGFIRERTGNIMPGITPSSIHTSADGKHVQIGANGDAIFKRFMLAIDRRDLAEAPDLASNDGRDKRRDELYGVIDRWVNSLPLEHVMTTLQQAEVPASRIYSVEDMFSDPQFLARDMLLSSKLPDGKPFKMPGIVPKLSDTPGEVEWIGPELGEHNNSILSQLGYSPEQISQLKNSGAI from the coding sequence ATGGCAACGCTTAACAAACCACTCGCCGGCCTTAAAGTGATTGAGCTGGGCACCTTGATCGCCGGGCCGTTTGCCTCGCGCATCTGTGCCGAATTCGGCGCCGAAGTGATCAAGGTCGAGTCCCCAGATGGCGGTGACCCACTGCGCAAGTGGCGCAAAATCTATGAGGGGACGTCGCTTTGGTGGTTCGTTCAGGCGCGTAATAAGCAATCCCTCACGCTTAATCTCAAACATGAATCCGGCCGGGAAATTTTGAAAAAGCTGCTCGCAGAAGCAGACATCCTGATCGAAAACTTCCGCCCCGGCGTACTGGAAAAACTCGGCTTAGGCTGGGACGTGCTCCATGAACTGAACCCGAATCTGATCATGGTTCGCCTTTCAGGTTTTGGTCAGACAGGCCCAATGAAGGATCAGCCTGGCTTCGGCGCTGTTGGTGAGTCCATGGGGGGCTTGCGTTACATCACCGGTTTCGAGGATCGCCCACCTGTGCGCACCGGTATTTCTATCGGTGATTCCATCGCCTCACTCTGGGGTGTAATTGGTGCACTGATGGCGCTCAGGCAGCGTGAAGTCAACGGCGGTAAAGGCCAAGTGGTGGATGTGGCGCTCTACGAAGCCATTTTCGCCATGATGGAATCCATGGTCCCGGAGTTCGACGTGATGGGTTTCATCCGCGAACGCACCGGCAACATCATGCCCGGCATCACCCCCTCCTCCATCCACACCAGTGCCGACGGCAAGCATGTGCAGATCGGCGCCAATGGTGATGCCATCTTTAAGCGTTTTATGCTGGCCATTGACCGCCGCGACTTGGCAGAGGCACCTGACCTAGCCAGTAACGACGGTCGCGACAAACGTCGCGACGAGCTTTACGGCGTGATTGATCGCTGGGTCAACAGCCTGCCACTGGAACACGTTATGACCACGCTACAACAAGCTGAGGTTCCAGCCAGTCGCATCTACAGCGTTGAAGACATGTTCAGTGACCCGCAATTTCTAGCGCGGGACATGCTGCTGTCGAGCAAGCTGCCGGACGGCAAGCCCTTCAAGATGCCAGGTATCGTGCCCAAGCTCAGTGATACGCCAGGTGAAGTTGAGTGGATCGGACCTGAGTTAGGTGAGCACAACAACAGCATCCTCAGCCAACTGGGTTACAGCCCGGAGCAGATCAGCCAGTTGAAAAACAGCGGCGCAATCTGA
- a CDS encoding discoidin domain-containing protein — protein MHRFKKSALARATHLHRTGLAAALLLPLCTDLHAHTAPAPQPVAHEQSALSGHFLNLKALNPKARNAGEIATDQLRQQTGLNIHSIEPAQEESFGDLKVMVGKTMARTRAGQAEDDFIIASRPDGSFVALIPQANAIIRGEKGGQQTLLRHDGVPLSEHSEDSIEGLTSPAPLQQESSTGLRSLQLERNASGDIVIDLLAGFSKKSAQYIGDPEAYALGQVISINRAILQSQIRGVRVRLVGVQVVAEDTAITTPALAQVKERFAEGIKQYSPDIVASFVRGVSGEDTAAGWGYVNGVYTLNQISGPTVFRHEIAHNIGGNHCSDGSSYRFGHNNGRVKTILCGNQIPYYSNPDLTDSQGVAIGNAQTANMARVWRENAAKMSAYAPAVVPMNGEQPTRLVAEALSLAKNEIRYFPLDIPVGTQRLLFTAVPGEGYESQKNVQFHLKKDQPPTSTDYDYVSHNSRIASLSVNNPAAGRWYLSLQAEKDTRAENLIVEAYAFAQKEETAKARYIRFVANSSIDGTPTASIAELHLADARGKSLPRNWQIHSATSAAANFPVGNILDGNTKSYWSTAPEAKYPHQLIIDLGQESQFSQLHYLPRQDQGQNGNIKAYQVFTGNSAEGPWTLAAEGEFNASNEVKSTAVKPAENAPSPVAVIEGSTAANAGQKVQLDASKSSDPKGYALDYAWQVTPKLDFETDGPLLSFVAPKVAADTHYHFTLHLNNGKKISTASHHVLVKATATAATCSPQWDTKKAYSQNDKVQHKGRQYMARWWTQGQEPGNPAYTGADGSGKAWKDLGPCSSTSSGSNTATPVPTMKISGTTLAKSGEQVTLSAPADKSLSYRWSVSPTLNFKASSEQLSFTAPTVTQDTSYRFKLEVSNGQQTVVQEHSVKIQAQPGTPSSTCQSPWSASASYLAGNKVSHKGNVYSARWWTQGNEPGNPAFTGDESSGKVWRNEGACK, from the coding sequence ATGCACCGTTTTAAAAAGAGCGCCCTAGCACGCGCCACCCACCTTCATCGCACCGGGCTCGCCGCAGCACTTTTGCTGCCTCTGTGCACTGACCTGCACGCCCACACCGCGCCAGCACCTCAGCCTGTAGCCCACGAGCAAAGTGCCTTGAGCGGTCACTTTCTCAACCTTAAAGCGCTTAACCCCAAAGCGCGTAACGCCGGTGAGATTGCCACCGACCAACTGCGCCAACAGACGGGCCTTAATATCCACAGTATTGAACCAGCCCAAGAAGAGAGCTTCGGTGATCTGAAAGTGATGGTTGGTAAGACCATGGCCCGCACCCGCGCGGGACAAGCAGAGGATGACTTCATCATTGCCAGTCGTCCTGATGGCAGCTTCGTTGCACTGATACCTCAGGCCAACGCCATTATCCGCGGCGAGAAAGGTGGCCAGCAGACCCTACTGCGCCATGACGGCGTCCCCCTCAGCGAACACAGTGAAGACTCTATCGAAGGCCTCACCTCGCCCGCCCCCCTGCAACAGGAATCCAGCACAGGCCTGCGCAGCCTGCAGCTTGAGCGTAATGCCAGCGGAGATATTGTCATCGATTTGCTGGCAGGCTTTTCCAAGAAATCTGCGCAATACATTGGCGATCCTGAGGCATATGCATTAGGCCAGGTCATCTCAATCAACCGGGCCATCCTGCAATCCCAAATTAGAGGCGTTCGTGTGCGTCTGGTAGGCGTTCAAGTCGTTGCCGAAGACACAGCAATCACCACCCCTGCACTTGCGCAGGTCAAAGAACGTTTCGCCGAAGGCATCAAACAATACAGCCCTGATATCGTGGCCAGCTTTGTGCGCGGCGTATCAGGCGAAGACACAGCAGCAGGCTGGGGTTACGTAAATGGAGTCTACACCCTTAACCAGATCAGCGGACCGACCGTGTTCCGTCATGAGATTGCACACAACATTGGCGGTAACCATTGCTCGGACGGCTCAAGCTATCGCTTTGGCCACAATAACGGCAGGGTTAAAACAATTCTTTGCGGTAATCAGATCCCGTACTACTCCAACCCGGACCTAACAGACTCGCAAGGCGTAGCCATTGGTAATGCGCAGACTGCAAACATGGCCCGTGTATGGCGAGAGAATGCAGCAAAAATGTCCGCCTATGCACCTGCTGTGGTGCCCATGAACGGCGAGCAACCGACCAGACTTGTAGCTGAAGCACTGAGTCTTGCCAAAAACGAGATACGTTATTTCCCGCTGGACATACCCGTTGGCACTCAGCGCCTGCTCTTCACTGCAGTGCCGGGAGAAGGCTATGAATCGCAAAAGAATGTTCAATTTCACCTGAAGAAAGATCAGCCACCGACCAGTACTGACTACGACTACGTTTCCCACAACAGCCGAATCGCTTCACTATCAGTCAATAATCCAGCAGCCGGCCGCTGGTATCTCTCACTACAGGCCGAGAAAGACACCCGAGCCGAAAACCTTATCGTCGAGGCTTATGCCTTCGCGCAGAAAGAAGAAACCGCAAAGGCCCGCTACATTCGCTTTGTTGCCAACTCATCCATTGATGGCACACCAACCGCCAGCATTGCTGAACTGCATCTGGCCGACGCCCGAGGAAAATCACTGCCACGTAACTGGCAGATTCACTCCGCCACCAGCGCAGCAGCCAATTTCCCCGTTGGCAATATTCTCGACGGCAATACCAAGTCCTACTGGAGTACAGCACCTGAAGCCAAGTATCCGCATCAACTGATCATTGACCTGGGCCAGGAGTCGCAGTTTTCCCAACTGCACTACCTGCCACGCCAAGATCAGGGCCAAAACGGCAACATCAAGGCTTATCAGGTTTTCACCGGAAACTCGGCAGAAGGCCCGTGGACACTGGCCGCAGAAGGCGAATTCAATGCCAGTAACGAGGTTAAGTCGACAGCAGTTAAACCTGCGGAAAACGCCCCGTCACCTGTAGCCGTAATCGAAGGCAGTACAGCCGCAAACGCAGGCCAAAAAGTGCAACTGGACGCCTCAAAATCCAGTGACCCCAAGGGCTATGCCCTGGATTATGCTTGGCAAGTTACACCCAAATTGGACTTCGAGACTGATGGACCGCTCCTAAGCTTCGTTGCCCCCAAAGTCGCCGCCGACACTCACTACCACTTCACCTTGCACCTGAACAACGGCAAGAAGATCAGCACCGCGAGCCATCACGTTTTGGTCAAAGCGACCGCAACAGCCGCCACTTGCAGCCCTCAGTGGGATACTAAAAAGGCCTATTCGCAGAACGACAAAGTTCAGCATAAAGGCCGCCAATACATGGCGCGCTGGTGGACTCAGGGCCAAGAGCCGGGCAACCCGGCTTATACCGGGGCTGATGGCAGCGGCAAAGCCTGGAAAGACCTAGGCCCATGCAGCAGTACAAGCAGCGGCAGCAATACAGCCACTCCGGTGCCAACAATGAAAATATCCGGTACCACACTGGCCAAATCAGGCGAGCAGGTAACCCTCAGTGCCCCGGCCGATAAATCCCTAAGCTATCGCTGGAGTGTGTCACCAACCTTGAACTTCAAGGCCAGCAGCGAGCAGCTGAGCTTCACCGCGCCAACGGTGACGCAAGACACCAGCTACCGCTTCAAGCTCGAAGTCAGTAACGGCCAACAGACCGTAGTCCAAGAGCACAGCGTGAAGATTCAAGCCCAGCCGGGAACCCCGAGCAGCACTTGCCAAAGCCCGTGGAGTGCCAGTGCCTCATACCTGGCAGGCAATAAAGTCAGCCACAAGGGAAACGTCTACAGCGCTCGCTGGTGGACCCAGGGTAACGAGCCGGGCAACCCGGCATTCACTGGCGACGAAAGCAGCGGCAAGGTTTGGCGTAACGAGGGAGCCTGTAAATAA
- a CDS encoding YaeQ family protein, producing MALPSTTYKIELNLTDMDRNVYENLRFTVARHPSETEERLAARLVAYALFYHEQLAFGRGLSDVDEPALWEKSLDDRVLHWIEVGQPDSERMTWCSRRTEKFSLVAYGNLRVWQTKELDPVRSLKNINVVALGQEALAAIAEDMPRSLSWSVMISDGEMFITDERGQHELPLEWLIGER from the coding sequence ATGGCCCTGCCGTCTACCACCTACAAAATCGAATTGAACCTGACCGACATGGATCGCAACGTTTATGAAAACCTGCGATTCACTGTTGCCCGTCATCCTTCTGAAACTGAGGAGCGGCTGGCAGCGCGCTTGGTGGCCTATGCGCTGTTCTATCACGAGCAGTTGGCGTTCGGCCGTGGTCTGTCCGATGTGGATGAGCCCGCATTGTGGGAGAAGAGCCTGGACGATCGCGTGCTGCACTGGATTGAGGTCGGGCAGCCAGACAGCGAGCGCATGACCTGGTGCTCCCGCCGCACTGAGAAGTTCAGCCTGGTGGCTTACGGCAATCTGCGTGTCTGGCAAACCAAGGAGCTGGACCCCGTGCGTAGCCTGAAGAACATCAATGTGGTTGCATTGGGACAGGAAGCGTTGGCTGCAATTGCTGAGGATATGCCGCGTTCCCTGAGCTGGAGCGTAATGATCAGTGATGGTGAGATGTTTATCACTGACGAGCGCGGTCAGCATGAGTTGCCGCTGGAATGGCTGATCGGCGAACGCTGA